The genomic interval GCCTGCTATATTTACTAGAGCTACGGTAATGCAACCAAAAGTCACGAATACACTAAATATAGCCTATTAGATCTATGTTGCATTTCATTTCTCTGTCGCCATATCAAATTATTTGAACTTGGCAATGAAAGTCGACGTTTTCTAATCAGTCGCTTAACGTTACTTACCTTAACTCCATGAATTACTGTGACCTTCTCTTCTTCATCCAGGCCGAATGACACTTTTCTCCTCGTACTTTCACTGCCTCCCATGGTCAATGGTCGGCTTGTATTAACCTGTATTTTAAAAAAACGCTGCCCTACACTAGTATATTTTACAAGTCTACGACAATGTGAAAGCAACAGTAGCCGCCACAGCGCGTCGCGGACAAAATACTCCAAGAAAAGGTCACTTTCCAGGATGGCCAGTAATCTCAACGCGTATAGGTGGATAACATAATCGGACTCCAATTACATTTTATCTTGTATCATAGGCGACCATAAGGGGGCTGGGAACTGTAGTTCTGTAGTCATCCCGTCAACCCAAAAGTCAAGTTATCCAAACGTCGTGTAGGCCTATGTTTGTACAATAAATATTATGGTTAGGCAAAATATGTAATGCCATACATTCCACGTCTTGGCCAATACAAATCACATGAAACACTGCGTGCCATGCATCCCCCAAAAATAGGGACTAGACGAAACGTTTCAATTTGCAGTACCACAAGAAACCACCAAGGGGAGACATACATGTATAGGAATGAAAAGGAAGCAGGTTTAATCGTCATGGAATCCTCAACAACATATGAGTTGAAAATTCTACAATGATACATAATTAAATACAATTACAAGTTATTCACAGCTTGCTGGCACTGAGTATCCTTACTCTTTTTCAAAGTCCTTTCAATTAAATATTGTATTCAATCTTATGTAGCCTGCCAACACTTGCATTTGAAATCCACGCCCCACTAACACCTTATGATTATTATACTCAATTTTTCATCAATAATGTTGACCCTCATATGCAACCGTACAACATTTCTCTAGAAATATAAGCCTGTGTGAGAGCAAGTTACAGGGTTTCCTTTGTTGATGCAGGTCAAGTGTTTGGACGTGCAAGGCAGAAGACTCATAAAATACTACTATGGCAATACAAAAAAACTTGCTTTGTGGTGGCTTACATTTATGAAAAAATAAACGTGTCTTTATATGACATACTGATGCTATATGTCACACGACGAACTCCACTCACAAGACAATGTTTTACCATGCCAAATGTACACCATTCCAAGGGGCAATTCTCGTTCGGGGTGGGGGAATGAATAAAGTGACAAAATCAAAAGGGGGCATAAACAATGGAATTGGTTTCACAGCAAGCCATGTGTTGTGGGCTACTAAGTTCACAGCAGACAAAGTAGGATTACTGCAAGGAAGTAGTGCTTCATGCAAATTGGTCCAGTTTGCACTGAGCATTATCAGCAAACAGATTTACTGTGTTTAAAGTTGCTCTTTCTTTGTGATGAAATCGGGGCTCAATTATAAAGCGCACATGAGCAACGTAAGGTTGCCAATTCAATAATTTCATACATTGAAAATGACATTTCAATATTAGTTCATATTTGAGTCACAAAAAAATTACCTTTGTTTTTCTCCGTTTCTTTTCAGTTGAATCCAATGCATCTTGGGATGAATATTTCTTGAAGTAAAAAAAGGTCTGCAAAATAGATAGCCTAACCACAAGTGCTATTCCTGCCTTCCCTCTCCCTCATTTGACGGTTGGTTTGTAAATGTTGCTTTAGTCATTAGAAACATTTCTTATACCAGGATTGATCCGCTGATGGAACTACCTATCGACATAAAACCCGAGCGGtcactaaaataaataaaacaaacagtaaataataacataaaataggtAGAGATGACAGGTGCGACTCAGCATCCATTTTGATTCTCTCTATGCCCCAGCAGCAAATCACATGGATACCAGATGCACTACTAATGGTCTTTGACACGGCATACCAAGCTCCTGCAGACTCAAGCCTGAGTTCCTCAATTAATACAATGAGGGTACATGACATTACACGTCAAGCATCAAAGACGGGAAAAAAAGCACTGATTTCAAACATAAAACATTACGAATGATGCAATTTAGAGAAGGGTCCTAGCGTGATAAGGACAGATCTGGTCTATAGGGAGCAAGGCACGGTGAATTGGTGATTCAATACAACCTGGTTACCAAGTAGTCACAAATCTAACACAAAGCCACAGTTAGTGGACTTTACCTCACTGAGCTGTAACCCTTCGATGGGAATGTAACGGACATTACCTTTACACTTAACAAAGAACATTTGCTTCTTAGCTTTGTTGTCCACGCACTCAATTACTGGGGGGATAATACTTGACTGAAGTTGTGGAAAAATCCTAGGCAGGTATTGCGAAGAATGTAATGTTTGAGCCAGAATGGAACAGGCAGCAAGAGCCAAAATTACGGATATGGAGGACAAACAGGAGCTGAAATGGGGGAGCAGTTTCCTCAATGAGGGCCCTCCTCACAGTTtctccagagagggagagagagccataGCAAACTCCAACCTTCCCCCCTCACTACTCTCCACTTAACCAGTCCTACTAGCACTCTCCTACTAGCTTAGCATACATCCCCTAAcctcccctttcctctcatctTTTTCCTTAGGCGTTGATGGCCCTCCAGCGGTCGCTGTCGATGCTGTTGATGCTGCCCGCCCCGAAAGGACCAGAGGCCACGTCGTCCAGGTAGGCAGCCATGCCAGTGGCAGTCAGGCCGTCTATCTGAGTGCTGGAGTAGAAGGAGCCTTGCTCCAGCTGCTCCTTGCGGCCCAGACCAGAGGTCGAGGTGGGGGGCAGGTGGACGTCTGCCTGGTCGTCCGGCTCGTCCACCTGGCACTTGTAGGAGAAGAGGATCTTGGGCTctgagctagagggagggaggaggaagagagttgggaaAAAGAAGGACAAGGAGAGAAAAAGGAGGGACAGGAAGgagacagaaaagacagaaaatagatggtatcatcagGCAGAAGTAAAATACAACCAAACATGTATCATGCATTGGGGGAACCTTGCCTGTGTCTTCTGTCCTCGTTTCCTCAATTAACCTCAAAGAGCATTGGAGGACAGGATCCAAGGTCCCTCTTGGACCTCTTCCTCCAATGAGCCTTGAGAGGAATTAAGGGAAAAAAGGACAGGAAGCAAGGATTTGACATTTAGTAATATTTTCAGACAGCCATAGTTTTCGGCCTTTGACCTACGTACCCGAAGAAGCCTTTGAGGAAGGTGACGTAGATGAGCGGGGCGAACAcggagaagtagaggaaggtggTGACGTCCACGCAGCTGTTGCAAATCACACAGATACACATAAACCACAGACTAACAGGGAGCTCACTGACCCAGATAAACATCAGGCATCAGTAGTGACTGAACGATCTCTGTAGCCTCGCACCAGAATGACACTAGGCTTCAATTAGGCTACACAGAAAACATCAGAACATGGACACTAAAACACAAGGTGCTCTACTTTGAGGGAAAAGTCTATTTTTAAAATGGTGCAATGCAGCCATTCTTATctgaatatcaaatcatttctgcgtAACAATAGCTCAttcatccctcttcctctcccctgtaactattccccaggtcgttgctgtaaatgagaatgtgttcagtcaacttacctgtttaaataaataaataaatagtaccttactgtgattgttttcaattaaaatggtcaaaaagacacaaaaatagcttcttagcaaagatcaatttctcaagcaagaatgttgctaagactgtctgggagtggtctgattggggggggggggggggtctgtgggtATGTGCCAACCTTATTGGCAGAAAGGTTGAGAACTCTTActgtctattaaccaatttaccgcctggtgatgtcaggcGTTTTTTCccccaaacagctcttacactgaaACGGAATTATCATAATTttgacagtattattccaacctcagtgtggagatatatatacacacacacacacacacacacaacacaggaaatcacatttttgactgcactgggtctttaaaatacagtatgttcgaaggaataaaaaaaatacatattagaTGGGGGGGATTACTTGGACCCTCAGCTAGAAAATGGACTTGGACCCTCAGCTATAAGGTCTATGTAACACTGTCATAATAAAAAAAGGTCAGCCTTGAAGATACAGATAAAAACCTAGATAAATCCATTGCTTTGCAGTTAGGCCACAGTTGATTGACTAAACACAGACGTCAAATGAAAAGTACGCGCTGCCACCAATGCGCAAGTGTGATTGAAAAGACGATATTTTTTCAACCCTTTTTCTTCATTAGGATAAATCATAGATCACAGTGTGATGATTTACTTGAATCTCTGAACAGTTACTTGAATGTCCATCACTTGTTTTTACAGACACTCACCAGAGCCCCTCTATGATACCGGCACACAGCATGGCGCTGCCCAGGCCCTGGACCAGGTTGAGCAGGGACAGGACGGCAGCGTACACATAGAAACTCTTCTTAGCTGTGGAGGTAGTAGGGCCAAGAAGGGGTGTGAGTCAACTTTGATGCTAACACAAGGCCACTCTCCAGCTAATCATAAAACATCAgggagaataaaataaaaaaacagcacTGTGGAACTCAACGTTTGGTATATTAGTAAATGACCCTGAAAAAAAGCCCTCTGCCATCTGTTGATATTTGTTCACCCAGAAAACTGTCCCAATAACTCACATGGCAGGGATATCCTCTCCCTTACCGGGGTTTTGGGAAGGATGACAATCAGAGAGTACACCTGAAAGCACAAGGACCAGTGTTAAAAGGGGTACTTCGGGAGGACCTTCATCTacctccccagagtcagatgaactggtGGACACCATTTTGAtgactctgtgtccagtatgaaggaagttagaggtagggTTGCGagtcaatgctaactagcataAGCACAATGACCGGAAGTCTGTGGGTATGTGCTAGCATGCAGAAACCCATTGGTGAAATTGGTGCCTTCTTGCATTACAAATAACAAGACCGCAAAATTAGAGGACCAAACGGGTGGCACAAAGACATCCAATTCTAACAATTCTCAAAACAGAAGTGATTGAAAACCCCTCTCTATTCATGTTATAAGTACAattccagacagtagaactataAACAATTACATTATTCTAAAAAAATAACTTTGCCAGCGCTGCATTTGCTCTGTAACCATTGGCAGCTCACCAGGAAGAAGAAACAGGAGCTGGCCAACCAGAAGTGGCGTCCCCCGTGGCCGTAGATGTTGAAATCCTCGGCGGAAAGGTGCTTGTCAGGGTACAGGATCTCCAGGGTGCCCTGAGGAAGAACCATCAAATGGTCAACACACGGGGTTCCATTAACCAGTCATTTATTTGTTTTGTCATTTGTAAAACACTTCTTATTATGGCGTTTTGGAGTTGTTATGATCTTGTGTAAGTTTGAGAGTTGTGGGGCTGCCATGCGAGTGGCCTCCAGTCTTACCTGTGTGATGGAGTAACCCAGTGCCAGTACAGCAGTGATCGCCAGCACACGCTTTATACTGGACTTGCTCTCCAGGTGGCCTGTCAACAGAAGACACACATCAGCGGGCATTCTTCAATTCCCCAAGGCAAAAAGTGGCCCAAACTTCTAAAAACGTAAGCAAGAGGTCACGTCGACTACGATACTACCATAAACTGAAGAAAACAACATTTGAATATGCAGTACAGGAATAATGACGCTCTGTCAGCCTTATACCGCTTGAGTCTACAGCAAGCTCAGCCTAACTCCTCCCCCTCCAAGAATACCATAACTATAAACAACTTGTATATGCACTACCGCGTATACAGACAGTGCGTGACTATATATATGACTGTGTGTGCGCGCAACTGCAGTCATATCATTGGTGACTAAGTCATTCCAAGTGTTAGTCTCACAACAGAAGTGAGACGAGCCCAGAGGGAGATGTCGTAGTTTTAGGTTTGCAGTATTACACATCGTTTACATTTTCATTGCGCTGCACATTTGTTTTGCTAATATTCTGTATTTAGTATATTGCCCTTACACACATTAGTCATGGACTTCTGCATACTGTCCTAATAAAACATACTATACTTTGTATTCAGCATGTACTTTGTAGCTTTTGTTTTAATTTCATGTGTATAGTTAGCCTGGATGCCAGTATGTCTCTGCTATCACGTCAACTCATTGGCATTCATTGTGATTCCAAACAAGGAGTTAACAATGATAGCACccacagatctggaaccaggctactgtaAAGAACTTTGAGTTGAAATGTATGACATTTTATTTTCATGTTAAAATCACCAGTCGGCAACCCATCCCTTACTGGATTAATTGACACAAACAAGCATTACAATGATTCATAGGGATAATTCACAGTAATAATTATTCCGGTGTCCTGTGCAAAGCGCACCGCATAAAGAATTCAAAACTAAATCAACACACAATTGCAGATAAGATTATCCaagcaataataacaataataataaacctagagcagtaaaaacattttattattattagtataatAATACAGAAAAAGGAAACATTGAAAGAGAGTTTTATGAATTAAATGCATTGCGGCGGTCATTAGAAGACATACCAAAAGCCAGTCCCAAGATAATCACACTGAGCTCAATGGCTAGCAGAAAGAAGCGGGTGATCTCCCACAGCACCTAAAGGAGAGACATTAAAAATGAGTCAACCTCAATATAGTCTCAAGAAGCCTCCTCTCCTAATCACCTTTCCTTCATCTCTGCATTTATCTGGGGGTCTGTTGTAGCAGAAACATAGATACAATCTGATACACAATTAACAAATCAATTTACACGAAGGAACACAAAAATGTACTAATTAATAGGCTGGGAGCACTGCTTTCAGATCAGCTTTCTCTACCCAAATTCTGACCTTCTGAGGATCATGTCTGTTGAAATCAGTGCACACGAAGGGAAAAGAGACAGACTAGGCCATTTAGAGGGTTGAGACACACTCTTGAAATATCTTCATGTTATCACTAATCAAGTCACAGCATTTCTTAATAGTTCATGCTCCCTACTGCTAATGACCAATAGGTCAAATACATGTTATTTGTGTAGATAATCCACTAAGAAAACCAATGGTCCAAAAATCACGTCTCTATCATAAGCAGTTCAAAAGTTATAGGAGTTTTTGCCAGAGAAAAGTGGTCAAAAATAAGGAAATTTGCAAAGCATTGTGTCAGCGAGAACAAACGCTACCTAGGGATTACTTTCCCGTTGAACTAGTCCTCTTTTCTCAAATCCGCAAgacataaaacaatatagagATAAGATCGATTGAGACAATGTAGAattttcatattttagtataCTTTTTTCAAATTAATGCAAAATTAATAcgcttttaaaatgtattttcagtCTTTTACTTTTAACTCAGACCGTCAAGCCGATTTAGATTTGTTGCAACCCTACCAGCAGAAACAACTTTGAAGACAACCACCACATGTCAAATCTTCAAGAAAGCTGCACCGCTCTGTCAACAAAGCTCGGTGCCTATTACAGGATGTATTAGGTTAAGCAATCCAATATAGTATTAATTCAATGTTAGAAAAATACCCCATTGAACAATTCAGATCATGAATAAATCATATTTGTCTCGGCAAATGTATTTTTAGAATAAGTGAAATTTCATCACCCAATGGAAAGTCATCGGAACCGTCCCAAACGTCACCCCATTACCAATATCAGCGGTATTCATAGTCGAGGTCGCGACGGGAACTGCAGTGGGGTGGCCATATATGTAAAATGTTTTCATGTGAAATGTATTCATTGGTTACTTTTCATTTTTGATAAGAGATGAAAATGCAATAAACTGAAGGTTATTTGTAGATGTAAAAATCTAAAATGTAACAATTTTAAGGTTGTGTCATTAGATTTGGTGTTGAGTCATGAGAAATCTTGGGTGAAAAATGTAGTTCCCATTAattctggtggggggggggggggggaaatggggTCCCCAATGAAAACGTTTAAATACCACTGCcctatacacagtgtacaaaacattaagaacaaatattaagttgcaccccccaccttttgccttcagaagagcgtcaattcattggggcatggactctacaagttgtcaaaagcgttccacagggatgctggcccatgttgacaccaatgcttcccacagttgtgtcaagttggctggatgtcctttgggtggtggaccattcttgatacacacgtgactgttgagcgtgaaaaacccagcagcgttacagttcttgacacaaaccagtgcgcctggcaccttctaccataccccgttcaaaggtacttacatgtttttgtcttgcccattcaccctctgaatggcacacatacacaagccatgtctcaaggcttaaaaagccTTATTTAacgtgtctcctccccttcatctacactgattgaagtggatttaacaagtgacatcaataagggatcgtagctgtcacctggtcagtatacgtcatggaaagagcaggtgttgttaatgttttctccttttgaccagagccatatggatcctggtcaaaaatagtgcaccatatagagaatagggtgccgtttagaACGCAGACAGAATGAATCTCAATGGTTTCCAGGGTGTATTAAGAAGCCATTTATAGCAGTGTGTGGCTCCAAATTCAATCGATACAGCACAGCTCAATGACTGACACTATCTCACCACTACAGCCATTTTGAGGGTAACACTTTCTGAGAACCACCCGTATGTAAATTAATTACTTTATTTACATGCTTCCATGCATTTACACTGTCATAAGGAGTCTTGAGCTCGTACGAATGCTGAAAACGAGTCTTATGATCTACCagaaaagggggaaaaaatagtTTTACAAAACGACTCAGAAAAGAAAGAAGCACTTAGATGTTTGTCCTGATAGTTGCAGAAATCAGACTGCTCCGCTTTCTTTTTTGAGATAATAAACTTGTTAAGTCTCCTGGGTTTATACGTTTTTCTGGATTCCCAAGTCGCTCAGAGCACACATTTACCCTTTTTACGGAAGCTAACTTCCATCTGTGTATGGCAAAACAAATCCAAAGCCTTTATGCATCTACAAGGGCTGTGGCAAGAAGCCTCGAGTTGTTATGAATTATTACAGCAAGTCTGTAACACGCTACAAGTGTAGGTGGTTCAGTGTCACCAATTGTGCCCTGCCATAGTAGCCTTACCTTGTCAATGATGGTGGCAGCACTGGATGCACTGACGGTCATGGACACTATCGCACGGGTGATTCCCACCGCTGCCACCACAAACACCTGGAAGGACATAGGTCAGACatccattaacttcttatggctgcaggggcagtattgagtagcttggatgaaaggtgcacagaggtgcccagagtaaacggcctgctcctcagtcatagttgctaatatatgcatattattattggatagaaaactctgaagtttctaaaactgtttgaatggtgtcggagtataacagaactcatatggcaggcaaaaacctgagaagaaatccaaccaggaagtgagaaatctgaggttggtcgattttcaactcatcgcctattgaaaacactgtaggatatggatctgtgagcacttcctacggcttccactagatgtcaacagtctgtagaacgttgaatgaagcttctactgtgatgttgagccggatgggagctgtttgagtcagtggtctggcagagagccaggtcctggtcaagcgcattccacatgatatcaacttgcgttccattacttctatagacacaaaggaattctctgtttggaatgttattgaatatttatgataacaacatcctaaagattgattctatacttagtttgacaagtttatttgacctgtaatataactttaagTTTTCGTCAGACGTATGCCTtcacctgcacgagcgtttggatatgtgtactaaacgcgctaacaaaagtagctacttggacataaatgatggacattaccgaacaaaactaacatttcttgtggaagtgggagtcctgggagtgcattccgacgaagatcagcaaagtgaAGATATATAATGCTTtatatgagttttgttgactgcacaatttggcgggtaacaaCTGTATGGCttacttttgtggctgaacgctgttctcagattattgaatattgtgcttttgccgtaaagatttttgaaatctgatacagcggttgcattaagaacaagtgtatttttaattctatgtaaaacatgtatcttttatTTATGTTAtgtgacgtggctctctgcaatttctccagatatttatgaggcatttctgaacatggcgccaatgtaaactgttttttggatataaaaattggatataaatatgaacttaatcgaaccaaaaaatatatatatgtattgtgtaacatgaagtcctatgagtgtcatctgatgaagatcatcaaaggttagtgattaattttatctctatttctgctttttgtgactcctgtctttggttggaaaaatagctgtgtttttctgtgattttgcggtgacctaacataatcgtttgttttcgctgaaaagcctatttgaaatcggacactttggtgggattaacaacaatattacctttaaaattgtataaaatacatgtatgtttgaggaattttaattatgagatttctgttgtttgaatttggcgccctgcactttcactggctgttgtcatatcatcccattaacgggattgcagccataagaagttaaaagagCCGGCAAGCAGGATCTCACTGGATTGTTATTATGGAAATGTATGCATTCAATTTCTAACAAGCCAACTTTCTACATGTACATCTCGCTGTTCTATTTCCAAAGCTTGAATATAAGAGGTTGCCTACCAGTATGTAGAAGGTGATGAAGATGGGGCTGGAGGTGAGCCGGATCTTGGCCCTGGCTGAgggcagtttccacatcaggaACACGAAGAAAGCCACATTGGGAATGAGGAGCATGAGGTCCCAAAACCGAACTCTAAGGAGGgagagttaaaaaatatatatgttattttaccaggtaagttgactcaGAACACATTctcgacctggggaatagttacaggggaaatGAGCAGGATGAaagagccaattggaagctggggatgatggtATGATGGCCACAGTGGTAATTCAGCCAGGACcctggggttaacacccctactcttacaataagtgccatgggatctttaatgaccacagagtcaggacacccatttaacgtcccatcagaaagacagcaccttacacagggcaatgtcctcaatcactgccctggggaatttggatatttatttttagaccagaggaaagagtgcctcctactagccctccaacaccacttccagcagcatctggtctcccatcctggGACTGACCAGGATCatccctgcttagcttcagaggtacactagcagtgggatgcagggtggcatGCTGCTGGCCTGCGCGGTTGTATGCGAGAGACATTGACAAAAGATCATGAAGACATGAAACTAAACCCTCGTTTTTGACCAATCCAAACCCCTGTTACAAGCTGTAGAGCCTATACGGCCATTAGTTCAAAAGAGTAAGTGTTATTTTTTTTAGACTACACCAGTCTTCATAACCACACTAAACACAGAATTTAATAGCTCCAGCAATGTGAATGACAAAGTGTTTCAAAATGTAGAATTGAGATAATGCAATACGTCCAAAAGATGCACAGCAAACACAGTCCTATCTGGTTTACCTTGACTTGCCAATGTCCTCGTATAGGATCTGGAGACATCTATGAGGCTTGGTGATGTTGGCCTCAAACTCTGGTTGCCAGGTAGGAATTGCTGATGTGTTCTCCACATAGGTTGGCAATATGCTGCCATTGTATTGTGCAAACCTCACCACTGCAGTCACGGTGTCAAGCATAATGCACTCAAGGCCTAGGGGCAAATGTTATAACTTCAGTAATGTGGGTGTTACCAAGTAAACAATACATAATAGTTATTCCAGCTCAGTACAcagctgtttgcttatttcctaaCATTGGTaactattagctaacgttagctagatatgAGAAAATACAGGGGTACTAGCTCGAGTCTGTGCACTTGATACTTTCAAGACAAACGAGATCAAACCATGACATCGGTGATATTCAGGTAGGAAAGTTCGAACTCTAGAAGATACCGTGTTTCCGACTTGCAATTTCCGAGA from Salvelinus alpinus chromosome 2, SLU_Salpinus.1, whole genome shotgun sequence carries:
- the tpra1 gene encoding transmembrane protein adipocyte-associated 1 homolog isoform X1, yielding MSFISEIASRKHGLECIMLDTVTAVVRFAQYNGSILPTYVENTSAIPTWQPEFEANITKPHRCLQILYEDIGKSRVRFWDLMLLIPNVAFFVFLMWKLPSARAKIRLTSSPIFITFYILVFVVAAVGITRAIVSMTVSASSAATIIDKVLWEITRFFLLAIELSVIILGLAFGHLESKSSIKRVLAITAVLALGYSITQGTLEILYPDKHLSAEDFNIYGHGGRHFWLASSCFFFLVYSLIVILPKTPVRERISLPSKKSFYVYAAVLSLLNLVQGLGSAMLCAGIIEGLCCVDVTTFLYFSVFAPLIYVTFLKGFFGSEPKILFSYKCQVDEPDDQADVHLPPTSTSGLGRKEQLEQGSFYSSTQIDGLTATGMAAYLDDVASGPFGAGSINSIDSDRWRAINA
- the tpra1 gene encoding transmembrane protein adipocyte-associated 1 homolog isoform X2, which gives rise to MLDTVTAVVRFAQYNGSILPTYVENTSAIPTWQPEFEANITKPHRCLQILYEDIGKSRVRFWDLMLLIPNVAFFVFLMWKLPSARAKIRLTSSPIFITFYILVFVVAAVGITRAIVSMTVSASSAATIIDKVLWEITRFFLLAIELSVIILGLAFGHLESKSSIKRVLAITAVLALGYSITQGTLEILYPDKHLSAEDFNIYGHGGRHFWLASSCFFFLVYSLIVILPKTPVRERISLPSKKSFYVYAAVLSLLNLVQGLGSAMLCAGIIEGLCCVDVTTFLYFSVFAPLIYVTFLKGFFGSEPKILFSYKCQVDEPDDQADVHLPPTSTSGLGRKEQLEQGSFYSSTQIDGLTATGMAAYLDDVASGPFGAGSINSIDSDRWRAINA